ATTCTTGAATTAGTAAAGAAACAGGAAGAAGGCTGGAGCTATATTAAAGCAGCCAATTGATCTGATTGAAAAGAGGAGTGTGAATGATGAAGCAAGGTTTGCACGAAAATAGAAATCAATTTATCCTGCTGGTGCTTGTAAATGCATTCGTAGGTGCAATGGTTGGTTTAGAACGAACCGTAATGCCCGATTATGCAGCTGCACGTTTTCAAATGGATTCAACTGTTGCATTGGTTTCATTTATTGCCGCCTTTGGTACAACCAAAGCAATCTTCAATTTGCTCACCGGTTATTTACACCAACATTATAATCGCAAACAAATCTTATTACTTGGCTGGGCAGCCGCAATACCTGTTCCTTTTCTGTTACTCTATGCACAAGACTGGTGGATGGTGATTGTCGCCAATATTTTTCTGGGCATCAATCAAGGGTTGGCATGGTCATCAACAGTGGTCATGAAAGTTGATTTAGTAGGAACGAAGAACCGTGGACTGGCAATGGGCATTAATGAATTTGCAGGTTATGTAGCAGTTGGGTTAGCCGGGTATCTTGCAACCAGTCTTGCTCATACATATGGTGCAGGATTTTATCCGTTTGTACCAGGTATCTTTTTTGTAGTGATAGGTTTTTTATTATCATGGTTATTGGTAAAAGATACCACAGCATTTGTAACACATGAACAGCAAGCAACGGAACAACGAGCATTCAAATCGCTTTGGAAAGAAGTAAGCTTCCGTCATTTTAACATGGGCAGTGTGAACATCAATGGGTTTATTAATAATCTGAACGATGGTGTGCTGTGGGGTTTGTTGCCCATCTGGTTATTATCGAACGGTTACAGCATTCTAGAAACAGGAAGTATTGCTGCTATCTATCCGGCCGTGTGGGGCATCAGTCAATTGTTTGCAGGAAAACTGGGGGATCATTTTTGCAAAAAACAATTGCTTACAGTCGGTATGTTGTTGCAGGCTGCAGGTATTGTTCTTCTTGTAATTGGCACTGCAAAATTATTTGTGATCAGTGCTATGCTGTTGATGGGATTGGGAACAGGTTTGGTGTATCCAAACTTCCTCACGGTTATTGCAGAAAATCTTTCTCCCGTTCAGCGTTCAAAAGGGTTAAGCATTTTTCGTTTCTGGAGAGATCTTGGTTATGTTGCCGGTGCGTTAGGTGCAGGACTTATTGCAGAACTCTTCAGCATACCCATTGCGTTTACAGTTGTTGCAGCTCTCACAGCAGCCGCCGGCATTATGGCCAACCTGCGCATGTGCTGCACCTTTAAATTATTATGGCGCAGCCATACCTGCACGGAAGCTGCTGCATTTTGAACTGCTTTACCTAAACAAAACAAATACAATCACAGCTATATAAACAGCATGTGAACTCCTTCGCCTTCGCTTCTTTTATAAAAATCACTAACGGTTATAATATCATCAACACCTTCATACAGATCTTCTTCTTTGTAATGGAACATATCAAACGCAAGTTTGCAAGCCCACATTTTTACACCGGATGCATATAAAATATCAAGGAACTCAGGAACTTCCGGCATATCTACTTTTTCCATTTCTTTTTTCATCATAGTTGTTGCCAGTGCTTCCATACCGGGGAGCCCGCCAATCATCGTTGGCATGTGCATAGCAGGATTACCTACAGTGGCAATATGCAGGCTATCCATTTTCTTTTTGTTAATTGCCTCCAATCCAAAGAAGGTAAAGAATAACTCAGCTTCAATTCCTTCCATACGTGCACCATTAGCTAATACAAAAGCAGCATATACATTTTCCAATGATGCTTTTGATAAGATGATCATCATCTTTTTTATTTTTCCATTATTCTCGGTCATGGCTTTTAATTTTTGATTGTTAAATACAACTTGCAGGCTTGGGTATGCCGGCAATTTTTGTTGAAGTTTTCAATGGTGCATTGGGAAATAAGGAATAGAATTCTTTAATATCCACCACACCGCTTTTACCTACACGCCTGATGCTGAGTGCCACCTGGTTCTGCTGTTCTTTTTGCAGATATTTCAGAACTTCCCAATGGCGGGGTGTTAGATCAATGTTGGCTTCAGATGCTAACTCTGTTCCAACATTCTCATCCCATTGGCTGAAATCAGTTAAATAACCTTCTTCGTTAACGGTGATTATTTTACCGGCTATTGTCTTTTCCATAATATGTTTTTAATTAGTGAATGATTTAGTTATAATGTTTTCCGCTTTCGCTCATGGTTGCTGATACAAACGGAATATGAGTTCCTTTTAGCAGTACATTCCAATAGATCCAGCGAAAGGCGAGTTTACCCATGTGATTCATGCGGCTTTCTTTCAACAAACGCAACGGACCAATTCCTGCAAAAGGAAAACTACCTTCTACCGGTTCGTGTGTATAGTTGAAGTCGATGAGCAATGCTTTACCGCCGCCTGTTTCAATAAAACAGTTTGCATGTCCATCGAATTCTTCTTTCAATGGTTCAGCTTTTACATACCTCAGAATATTTTCTGTTAAGATCTCTGCTTCAAAGTGTGCAACAGACCCTGCTTTTGATGCAGGTATATTACTTGCGTCGCCAATTACAAATACGTTTGCAAAATTTTTCGATTGCAGTGTTGATTTGTGAGTAGGCACATAGTTCAGATCATCGCCCATTCCTGAACGTTCCATCAATTCATCGCCTTTATTGGTAGGAACTGTAACAAGAATATCAAACTGAATTTCTCTGCCGCCATAATCAACAATGGTTTTGCTTTCATTATCTACATGCTCAATCGCAAAATCACTTTCAATCTTAATTCCTTTTTCATGCAGTAAATGTTCCAGCGCTTCGGTTGCCTTTGGTTTTGTAAAAGCACCGCTTAATGGCGTTACATAAGTGATCTCAACTTTGTCACGCATGTGTTTATGCTTAAAGAAAGAATCGGCCAGGAAGGCAAATTCCAATGGCGCAACCGGGCATTTGATTGGCATTTCAGTAATATGCACCACCAGTTTACCTCCTTCCCAATCTCTCAATTTGTTGCGTAATGCAAGTGCTCCTTCAAATGTGTAAAAATCAAAAACAGATTTTTGCCATTCTTCACCCTTCATGCCTTCTGTTTCTTCGGGTGCAATTTTTGCTCCCGTGGCAACAATGAGAATATCATAATTTAATTCAGCACCATCTTTCAATTGAATTTTATTTTCATTTGGAACGATGCGTTCAATTTTACGTTTTAACAGCGTTACATCTTTTGGAATAAATTCTTCTATTGTTTTAATGATATCATCAGGAGTGTAAATATCAAACGGGAGAAAAAGATAACCTGGTTGGTAATGATGCTCTTCACGTTCATCAACAATGGTAATTTGCCAATCGGGTTGTTTTAATTCATGGTGCAGATGATTGGCCATCATGGTTCCCGCAGTACCAGCTCCCAGTATAACAAGATTTTTCATTTGCTGATTGTTTTGTTGTGTGATTTATGACATAGTAAAAATCGATCAGCAACAGTTATTGTTTAATGACCTGTATGCGCATGCAGAATGATACTTGTCAAGAAAAAATGGAGAATCATTTAAAATGTATTAGTTGTGTGATTTTTGTCACAACGAAAAACGCTAGAACACTTGTTGTATGTGACTTTTAGCACATATCAGCCCCTTTCCAATAACAGGTTTCTACATGATTAATATCACAAGATGCACTTACCACTTGCGCTACTTTTGACACATTAAGAAAGTATAAAAATAGATTAGTAATGAAGTACATCATTGTAGGTGCCGTTGCAGGTGGGGCGAGTGCAGCAGCAAGAATAAGAAGGTTAGATGAGCATGCAGAGATCATCATCTTTGAAAAAGGCGAATATATTTCGTTCGCCAATTGTGGACTGCCCTACTATATCGGCGAAGTGATCAAAGACCGGAATAAACTCTTTGTGCAAACTGCAACAGCTTTCAATCAACGTTTCAATATTGATGTGCGTGTACAAACTGAAGTAACTGCCATCAATCCATCTACAAAAACCATTACGGCTGTTAAACAGGTAACAAGCGAAGTGTATGAGGAAACTTATGATAAACTGATTCTTTCACCGGGTGCAGAACCTGTTCGTCCTCCTTTGCCCGGCATTAACAATGAAGGCATCTTTACATTACGAAACGTAAAAGACACCGATTATATTAAAGCTTATGTGCAACAGAAGAATGTGAACAAGGCAGTGATTATTGGTGCAGGATTTATTGGCCTTGAAATGGCGGAAAACTTTCATGAGCTTGGTTTGGATGTAACCGTTGTTGAAATGATCAACCAGGTAATGGCGCCTGTTGATTATTCCATTGCTTCTTTTGTACAGCAACATATCCGTTCTAAAAGAGTGCATCTTCGTTTGAACACTGCCGTTACAGGCTTTACAAAAGTTGGAGAAAGAATTGAAGTAGCCTTTAATAATGGCGAAGTATTAGTGGCCGACGTCGTGTTACTTTCCATTGGTGTTCGCCCTGATACCAGGCTTGCTGTAATGGCAGGATTAAAACTCGGACCGGCAAAAGGTATTTGGGTAAATGAGTTTTTACAAACATCTGATCCGGATATTTATGCAGTTGGTGATGCAATTGAATTTGAAAATCCGATCACACATCAATCCATGATCACTTACCTCGCAGGCCCGGCCAATAAACAAGGACGTATTTGTGCAGATAATGTGGTACTTGGAAATGTACGATCGTACAACGGCTCCATTAATACAGCAATTGTAAAAGTATTTGATATGACGGTGGGTACTGCAGGTACAGCATCCAAACATTTAACTGCGGCTGGTATTGAACATATTGTTTCAACCACACATAACGGATCACATGCAGGTTACTATCCCGGTTCTAAACAAATGACGATACAACTTGCTTTCGCACCCAAAGACGGACGTTTGTTGAGTGCACAGATCGCAGGATATGATGGTGTTGATAAACGTATTGATGTATTTGCATCTTACATCAAACAAGGAAAAACCATTTACGATCTGATTGAGTTTGAACATGCTTATGCTCCTCCTTATTCATCAGCGAAGGATCCGGTGAACATGGCCGGTTTTGTTGCAGAGAATATTTTACTGGACCGTCTGCGTGTATTTTACTGGAATGAAATAGAAGAATTAAAACCAAATGATGTGTTGATCGATGTTCGTCGTAAGGATGAATTTGATGCGGGCAATATTTCCGGGGCAATCAACATACCGGTTGATGAACTAAGATGCAGGTTAAATGAAATTCCAAAAAACAAATCAATTTATATTTATTGTGAAGCAGGTTTGCGTGGCTACCTGGCACAACGCATACTTCGGCAAAACGGATTTAACAAAGTAGCCAACTTGTCCGGTGGCTATATTTTATGGAAAGCCTGTGTAAACGAGCAAAACAAGCTCGCCAATAAACTGGAGGATTTTCTTATTCATCAATAATAATTGAGACCTGTTCCTCTCCTACCTTTGCCATCGTTATGACGCAAACTTCCTCTTCAAATAAAGCAGTCGCTAATTGGTTGCTCTTTGGTGTATTCATGTTAATTGTCCAGATCTTATTGGGCGGCATCACCCGTTTAACAGGCAGCGGCTTAAGTATTACAGAGTGGGACGTTGTAACAGGCACATTACCGCCACTGAACGAAACCAAATGGCTGGAAGAGTTTGCAAAGTATAAAGCAACACCGCAGTATCAATTACTCAATACCGATTTCACCGTCAGCGATTTTAAATTCATTTTCTTTTGGGAATGGTTTCATCGTTTATGGGCGAGAGTAATGGGGATGGTGTTTGCTGTTGGTTTTATTTACTTTTTAGTGCGCAGGTATTTTAAACAGGAGATGATCAAGCCGTTGCTCATATTGTTTTTGTTAGGTGCGTTGCAGGGTGCAGTTGGCTGGATCATGGTTGCAAGTGGTTTGGTGGGCGATGCTGTTTATGTAAAACCAACAAGACTGGCGCTTCATTTTATTTTAGCTATGGGTTTGCTTTGTTACACGTTTTGGTTTGCGTTGCAGTTGCGTGTAAAAAAAGAACAGGTCACACACAACAAGTCTATTCACAGTTTTACAATGTGGTTGTTGGTATTACTGGTTGTACAACTGATGTTTGGAGCATTGATGGCGGGTCATAAAGCTGCAACAGCCGCACCATCGTGGCCAATGATTAACGCCGAGTGGATACCTGCTGCCTTATTTAAAGATTCTCCCTGGCTTATCAACTTTATTGAAAATAAGATCACTATTCATTTTGTACATCGTGGTCTTGCATATTTACTTACTGCACTCATTATTGCTTGGTATTACAAAGCTGCCAAAATAAAAGGCTCCGATCTGTTCCAGGCAACACGTTTTCTTCCATTGTTCCTTGTGGTTGTGCAGGTAGTGTTAGGTATTGCATCAGTACTTACATCACCACAAATTATTCCTAGCCGCTGGGGCTTGTTTGAGTGGATGGCGCAACTGCATCAACTGGTGGGTATGTTCTTATTGCTAAGCTTTATTTGGATACTTTATTTAGTACGCAGGAAACAAGTGGTATAACATTCAACGCCAAGCAGCGTTCTTATGTAAATTGTTTTCTTTTACGTAACTTCTGTCCCATGAAGAAATACCTGCTTGGCATATGGTATTCATTCCCTGTTCAATTGATCTTTCTGCATTTCCGGAAATATCAACTCATGTTGCTATTCTGGGTATTACTGGCTAGTGCAGCCAGTGGTGGTTTTATGAGCGACTATGGTGCTAATTCACTTTTTTTATCGCCTGAATATTTAGGTGAAGTAAATTTTTTCAGTGCCTTCTTTGTTGGAGTTGCGTTTGGTGGTTTCGTTATGAGCTGGAATATTACCACCTTCATTCTGTTCAGCAGTTACTTTAAATTTTTAGCCACTACTTCAAAACCATTTTTAAAATATTGCATTAACAATGCAGGCATCCCTGTTATTTTTATTATCAATTACTTTATCCAGGTTGTGCGTTTTGGCAAATACAAAGAGCTGATGGAGAATGGAGAGATCATTCTTATCATGTTTGGTTTTATTGCGGGGCTTGTTATCTTTCTTCTGTTCTCTATGCTTTATTTCTATGGCTCGGAAAAGGCGATCCTGCGTGATATGCAACCGGTGCTGCGTGATCCCCAACAATTCAAACAACAATTCAAACCTCATCATAAAGCAGAAGACCATCAACAGGTAATTAAGGTTCAGTATTTTTTAACCAGTTTTCTTACATACCGCAAAACAAGAAACGTAACACATTACAGTCGCTTGTTTCTGGATGTGATCTTTAAACGCCATCACTTTTCTGCAGTGCTTGCAATCATTCTTGCGTTTCTATTGCTCATGATTTATGGTTTGTTTCTCGACCGGCCTTCGTTGCAGTTGCCTGCTGCAGCCAGCATCTTTGTATTCTTTGCAATCCTCATTGGTGCATCTGGTGCATTGGCGCATTGGCTCGATACGTGGAGCATTCCTGTAGCAATACTTCTTGTTCTTGTTTTCCATATGTTATTCCGATACGAATACATCGATATCCGCAACAAAGCATTTGGATTGAATTATGAAGATCGTAGCAAACGTCCCGTGTATTCACTTGCCTCAATGGTGAAACTGTGCACGCCTGAACAAATGCAGAAAGACAGTTTGAATATGATCAACGTGCTTGAGAACTGGAAGCGAAAACAGGTTGAAGAAAAACCATTCTTTTATGTGATCAACGTAAGCGGCGGCGGCAACCGTTCTGCTACGTTTACGGCGAACATGTTGTGCAGGATCGATAGTTTTATGAATGGTAAACTGATGCAGAAGACTGCACTATTCTCCGGCGCATCAGGTGGCATGTTGGGATTAACTTATTACCGTGAGCTATACCGGCAACAGCAAAAAGGGAAACCACTTTCATTTACGAATGAAATGATCTCCGCCAACATCTCAAAGGATTTATTGAATCCTATTTTTTCTGCCTATGTTACAAGAGACCTTGTTACACCTGCACAAAAATTTTCGGTTGGGCCTTACCGTTTTGTAAAAGACAGAGGTTATGCCTTTGAGCAACAGTTTAACTTCAACACCGGAAATATTCTTACTGATCGATTAACTGATTACCGAACCGATGAGTTTGAAGCAAAAATTCCATTGGGCATTTTTAGTTCAACAGTTTCGCAGGACGGACGTAAGCTGATGATCTGCAGCCAGCCAATCAGTTTTTTAATGCGGCCTAAATTCGACAGTACAAAAGGAATTACTGCTGAGCCTGATGCGATTGATTATACAGCTTTCTTTAAAGATCTTGATCCTTACAATCTCCGGATGCTTACGGCGCTTAGGATGAATGCAACATTCCCTTATGTGCTACCCAACGTATGGCTGCCCACCAAACCAATCGTAGATGTAATGGATGCAGGTTTACGTGATAACTTCGGACAAGAAATTACTTTGCGTTTTCTGCATGTGTTTGCAGATTGGATTAAGGAAAACACATCGGGTGTAATTTTTATTCAGATACGTGACCGGAAGAAAGGTGAGTGGCATGATGATTTGCGTGAACCTGGTGTAGGTGATATTCTTTATAAACCTGTTACTACACTGCAGAATAATTTTTATAAAGTGCAGGATTATATGCAGGAGAGTATGCTTAGTTATTCAAAGGAAACAGTGCCCATAAACAGATTTATGTTTATGTATCAACCATCTGGTAATAAAAAGGGAGCTGCACTCAGTTTTCATTTAACAGAAAGGGAAAAACAGGATATTTCAAGAGCTGTGTTTGATAATGTAAATGAGCAAACTATACAAAAGTTGATGCGCCTGCAGGAAATGCAGCGCCCTGTTCAGCTTGCTCAGGGCATTAATAAAGAATAAGCTGCCGGTAATACTTTTATGTGGAAAAATGATGCAGTTGGTTTGCCGTCACCATCAATATGAAATGGTGCATTGTCGGTGTTCGTAATAGTTAACTCAGCTGTCTGGAAATAAGTAATGCCTCTACGTTTTGTAAAATCTGCGGTAAATTTCCCAAAACGTATATGCAACAAAATGCGCATCAGTACAAAAAAGATATTTGTTTTTTCTACTGCTACAATGTCAAGTAAGCCGTCCTGTAAACTTGCTTTTGGCGCAATGGTGAATTGATTGCCGAACTGGTTACTGTTAGCAATACTGATGAAGTAAGCCCTTAATTTCAGATCTGCTTCTTTTGCTTTGATACCAAAAGTATAGGTCCTTATTCTTTGAAGGTTTTTTAAGATTAGCCGGATATACTTATTCAAACCTCTTTTCTTTTCTCTGTCGAATTCATGAGCTACCTGTGCATCGAAACCAATGCCGCTCAACATACAGGAAAAATGATTGTTGATAACAAATGCATCAACCCGATGTGCAGTTCCGTTAAAAATAATATCGATCGCCTTGTTCACATCCTTTGAAATACCTGCCGCTAATGCCAATCCATTTCCCGATCCTCTGGGAATAATACCAATATTAACCGGCAAATCTTTAATGGCTGCAACAACAGTACTGATGGTTCCGTCGCCTCCTGCAATAACGACGTCAGTTACTGATTCATTTATAATCTTTTCTTTCAGTGATGAATAGTCGCCATCAGCACGGCTATGTTCAATACTGTAATGTACAGCGGCCTGTTGGCAACGTTCGGTAATGATCTCTGCCAGAGATTTTCCCTTTTGCACACCTGAATGAGGATTGAATAAAAAGATAAAACGACGTTGCATCACGTGGCAAAACTACAGGCGAAAATGTAAACCTGCGAAAAAAGCTCTAACGGCGTGGGTACAATACATCCCGGTTGTAAGACCAGATCGCATCCTGCAGATAGTTGCCAGCTTTACGGCGAAACAAGGAACCGATAAGGTTGATGGTATTGCCGCTAATGACCGTGATATATCCGGGCGTTCGGTTTTTTTGCGCCATAATAATTCCTGTAATAACTGCGGCCGTGCCAAATATTGGCAACACATTTCCAACACGTTTATTCTTGAGATATTGTTTGTAGTATGCAGTGGCTTCAGGAGAAATGAGCATCAGATTCTTCACCGTTTGGGGTTCAAGCAATGAACCATTCATGGTAATACGATTATTAAAGCGCAGAGTTTTTTGATTGTATTGCATGCGAAGGGAATCGATATTAAGCTGGGCACTGCCAGCAAAAGCAATAAAAAGACATAGTGAAAACAATAATGATCGCATCATGCTATAAAAATATAAATAGGTGTTAGTTTTTTCGGCTACTCATGACTGAAAGTATACTTTTTATGAAGTATTATTGTATTAATACGGCTAATACT
The DNA window shown above is from Lacibacter sp. H375 and carries:
- a CDS encoding MFS transporter, coding for MMKQGLHENRNQFILLVLVNAFVGAMVGLERTVMPDYAAARFQMDSTVALVSFIAAFGTTKAIFNLLTGYLHQHYNRKQILLLGWAAAIPVPFLLLYAQDWWMVIVANIFLGINQGLAWSSTVVMKVDLVGTKNRGLAMGINEFAGYVAVGLAGYLATSLAHTYGAGFYPFVPGIFFVVIGFLLSWLLVKDTTAFVTHEQQATEQRAFKSLWKEVSFRHFNMGSVNINGFINNLNDGVLWGLLPIWLLSNGYSILETGSIAAIYPAVWGISQLFAGKLGDHFCKKQLLTVGMLLQAAGIVLLVIGTAKLFVISAMLLMGLGTGLVYPNFLTVIAENLSPVQRSKGLSIFRFWRDLGYVAGALGAGLIAELFSIPIAFTVVAALTAAAGIMANLRMCCTFKLLWRSHTCTEAAAF
- a CDS encoding DsrE/DsrF/DrsH-like family protein; this translates as MTENNGKIKKMMIILSKASLENVYAAFVLANGARMEGIEAELFFTFFGLEAINKKKMDSLHIATVGNPAMHMPTMIGGLPGMEALATTMMKKEMEKVDMPEVPEFLDILYASGVKMWACKLAFDMFHYKEEDLYEGVDDIITVSDFYKRSEGEGVHMLFI
- a CDS encoding TusE/DsrC/DsvC family sulfur relay protein, translating into MEKTIAGKIITVNEEGYLTDFSQWDENVGTELASEANIDLTPRHWEVLKYLQKEQQNQVALSIRRVGKSGVVDIKEFYSLFPNAPLKTSTKIAGIPKPASCI
- the sqr gene encoding type III sulfide quinone reductase, selenoprotein subtype produces the protein MKNLVILGAGTAGTMMANHLHHELKQPDWQITIVDEREEHHYQPGYLFLPFDIYTPDDIIKTIEEFIPKDVTLLKRKIERIVPNENKIQLKDGAELNYDILIVATGAKIAPEETEGMKGEEWQKSVFDFYTFEGALALRNKLRDWEGGKLVVHITEMPIKCPVAPLEFAFLADSFFKHKHMRDKVEITYVTPLSGAFTKPKATEALEHLLHEKGIKIESDFAIEHVDNESKTIVDYGGREIQFDILVTVPTNKGDELMERSGMGDDLNYVPTHKSTLQSKNFANVFVIGDASNIPASKAGSVAHFEAEILTENILRYVKAEPLKEEFDGHANCFIETGGGKALLIDFNYTHEPVEGSFPFAGIGPLRLLKESRMNHMGKLAFRWIYWNVLLKGTHIPFVSATMSESGKHYN
- a CDS encoding FAD-dependent oxidoreductase, whose protein sequence is MKYIIVGAVAGGASAAARIRRLDEHAEIIIFEKGEYISFANCGLPYYIGEVIKDRNKLFVQTATAFNQRFNIDVRVQTEVTAINPSTKTITAVKQVTSEVYEETYDKLILSPGAEPVRPPLPGINNEGIFTLRNVKDTDYIKAYVQQKNVNKAVIIGAGFIGLEMAENFHELGLDVTVVEMINQVMAPVDYSIASFVQQHIRSKRVHLRLNTAVTGFTKVGERIEVAFNNGEVLVADVVLLSIGVRPDTRLAVMAGLKLGPAKGIWVNEFLQTSDPDIYAVGDAIEFENPITHQSMITYLAGPANKQGRICADNVVLGNVRSYNGSINTAIVKVFDMTVGTAGTASKHLTAAGIEHIVSTTHNGSHAGYYPGSKQMTIQLAFAPKDGRLLSAQIAGYDGVDKRIDVFASYIKQGKTIYDLIEFEHAYAPPYSSAKDPVNMAGFVAENILLDRLRVFYWNEIEELKPNDVLIDVRRKDEFDAGNISGAINIPVDELRCRLNEIPKNKSIYIYCEAGLRGYLAQRILRQNGFNKVANLSGGYILWKACVNEQNKLANKLEDFLIHQ
- a CDS encoding COX15/CtaA family protein produces the protein MTQTSSSNKAVANWLLFGVFMLIVQILLGGITRLTGSGLSITEWDVVTGTLPPLNETKWLEEFAKYKATPQYQLLNTDFTVSDFKFIFFWEWFHRLWARVMGMVFAVGFIYFLVRRYFKQEMIKPLLILFLLGALQGAVGWIMVASGLVGDAVYVKPTRLALHFILAMGLLCYTFWFALQLRVKKEQVTHNKSIHSFTMWLLVLLVVQLMFGALMAGHKAATAAPSWPMINAEWIPAALFKDSPWLINFIENKITIHFVHRGLAYLLTALIIAWYYKAAKIKGSDLFQATRFLPLFLVVVQVVLGIASVLTSPQIIPSRWGLFEWMAQLHQLVGMFLLLSFIWILYLVRRKQVV
- a CDS encoding diacylglycerol/lipid kinase family protein, which codes for MQRRFIFLFNPHSGVQKGKSLAEIITERCQQAAVHYSIEHSRADGDYSSLKEKIINESVTDVVIAGGDGTISTVVAAIKDLPVNIGIIPRGSGNGLALAAGISKDVNKAIDIIFNGTAHRVDAFVINNHFSCMLSGIGFDAQVAHEFDREKKRGLNKYIRLILKNLQRIRTYTFGIKAKEADLKLRAYFISIANSNQFGNQFTIAPKASLQDGLLDIVAVEKTNIFFVLMRILLHIRFGKFTADFTKRRGITYFQTAELTITNTDNAPFHIDGDGKPTASFFHIKVLPAAYSLLMP